The following proteins come from a genomic window of Ornithinimicrobium cryptoxanthini:
- a CDS encoding YaaA family protein — MLILLPPSESKTGRSRGRTLDLERLSLPGLTAARAALLGPVAETSARPDAASLLGVSPNLTEEISRNTRLTTAPSVPVAELYTGVLYDALDLASLDPAARRRANRRILVISALFGALRLTDRVPPYRLSMAVNVPGVGPLAGHWRQPLALELPEQVGRGVVIDCRSSTYAAAWVPQGDLARRWVQIRVPGATHMAKHTRGLVTRALCVADADPRSVAGLADLLGQDFRVELHEPASATKPWVLDVHPPQA; from the coding sequence GTGCTCATCCTGCTGCCGCCCTCGGAGTCCAAGACGGGCCGCTCCCGCGGCCGCACCCTCGACCTGGAGCGGCTCTCCCTGCCAGGCCTGACCGCTGCCCGCGCTGCCCTCCTCGGGCCGGTTGCGGAGACCAGCGCACGTCCCGACGCGGCCTCCCTGCTGGGGGTCAGCCCGAACCTGACGGAGGAGATCTCCCGCAACACCCGGCTCACGACCGCACCGTCCGTGCCCGTCGCCGAGCTCTACACAGGGGTGCTCTACGACGCGCTCGACCTCGCCTCCCTCGACCCGGCCGCGCGACGCCGGGCCAACCGGCGGATCCTGGTCATCTCCGCCCTCTTCGGAGCGCTGCGGCTGACCGACCGGGTGCCGCCCTACCGGCTCTCGATGGCGGTCAACGTGCCCGGCGTGGGACCGTTGGCCGGCCACTGGCGGCAGCCGCTCGCCCTGGAACTGCCGGAGCAGGTCGGGCGCGGGGTGGTCATCGACTGCCGCTCCAGCACGTATGCCGCAGCCTGGGTCCCGCAGGGCGACCTCGCCAGGCGGTGGGTCCAGATCCGGGTGCCGGGCGCGACCCACATGGCCAAGCACACGCGGGGGCTGGTCACCCGCGCCCTCTGTGTCGCAGACGCCGATCCCCGCTCGGTGGCCGGCCTGGCTGACCTGCTGGGCCAGGACTTCCGGGTGGAGCTGCACGAGCCCGCGTCCGCCACCAAGCCCTGGGTCCTCGACGTCCACCCACCCCAGGCCTGA
- a CDS encoding cystathionine gamma-synthase: protein MTGFSTRAIHAGQAFDPTTGAVIPPIYQTSTFVQEHVGGLRGGYEYTRGTNPTRDALQVLVADLEGGVQGLSFASGLAAEDATLRALLGPGDHVLMGNDVYGGTHRLVNRILAPWGINLSTAEMTDLDAVRAGIRPETTMLWLETPSNPLMKITDIEALAALGHEHGLTVVVDNTFASPALQTPIALGADVVVHSATKYLGGHSDVLGGVVVTASEEVGEKIQFLQFAAGGVSAPWEVFLTIRGIKTLALRMEKHSSNAAAVAQSLVGHRAVEQVFYPGLADHPGHEIAARQMSNFGGMVSLALAGGAGAARQFAESMSVFQLAESLGGVESLVNYPAEMTHASVRGTELEVADNVIRLSVGIEDEADLVADVAQALDALG, encoded by the coding sequence GTGACCGGATTCTCCACCCGCGCCATCCACGCCGGGCAGGCCTTTGACCCGACGACCGGAGCGGTGATCCCGCCGATCTACCAGACCTCCACGTTTGTGCAGGAGCACGTGGGCGGACTGCGCGGCGGTTATGAGTACACCCGCGGCACCAACCCGACCCGGGACGCACTGCAGGTGCTGGTCGCCGACCTCGAGGGCGGGGTCCAGGGCCTGTCCTTCGCCTCAGGCTTGGCCGCCGAGGACGCCACGCTGCGAGCCCTGCTGGGCCCGGGCGACCACGTGCTGATGGGCAACGACGTCTATGGCGGCACCCACCGCCTGGTCAACCGCATCCTCGCGCCGTGGGGCATCAACCTGAGCACCGCGGAGATGACCGATCTGGACGCGGTGCGTGCCGGCATCCGGCCCGAGACGACGATGTTGTGGCTGGAGACCCCCAGCAACCCGCTGATGAAGATCACCGACATCGAGGCGCTCGCGGCCCTCGGGCACGAGCATGGCCTGACCGTGGTGGTGGACAACACGTTTGCCTCCCCGGCGCTGCAGACGCCGATCGCGCTCGGGGCCGACGTCGTCGTGCACTCGGCGACCAAATATCTCGGCGGACACTCCGACGTCCTGGGCGGTGTCGTGGTCACCGCGAGCGAGGAGGTGGGCGAGAAGATCCAGTTCCTGCAGTTCGCAGCCGGTGGTGTGTCCGCGCCGTGGGAGGTCTTCCTGACCATCCGCGGCATCAAGACCCTGGCGCTGCGGATGGAGAAGCACAGTTCCAACGCGGCCGCGGTCGCGCAGTCGCTGGTGGGGCACCGGGCGGTGGAGCAGGTCTTTTATCCCGGGCTGGCCGACCACCCAGGGCACGAGATCGCCGCACGCCAGATGAGCAACTTCGGTGGCATGGTCTCGCTGGCTCTGGCCGGTGGGGCAGGGGCTGCCCGGCAGTTTGCGGAGTCGATGTCGGTCTTCCAGCTGGCCGAGAGCCTCGGTGGTGTCGAGTCGCTGGTGAACTATCCCGCCGAGATGACCCACGCCTCCGTGCGTGGCACCGAGCTCGAGGTGGCTGACAACGTCATCCGCCTCTCCGTCGGCATCGAGGACGAGGCCGACCTGGTCGCCGACGTGGCGCAGGCGCTCGACGCCCTGGGCTGA
- a CDS encoding cystathionine beta-synthase encodes MRVAQTILDTIGDTPLVRLNHVTEGIAATVLAKIEYVNPGGSVKDRIAIKIIDAAEAEGKLKPGGTIVEPTSGNTGVGLALVAQQRGYRCVFVCPDKVGEDKINVLKAYGAEVVITPTSVPPEHPESYYSVSDRLAEEIEGAYKPNQYENLNGPASHYESTGPEIWRDTDGTVTHFVAGVGTGGTISGTGRYLREVGDVTVIGADPEGSVYSGGTGRPYLVEGVGEDMWPGAYDTNVPHRIIPVTDAESFAMTTRLALEEGLLVGGSSGMAVVAALKAAKDLGPEHTVVVLLPDGGRGYLGKIFNEGWMRSYGFSAVGEEKTVRDVLSAKTGQLPDLVHVHPTDTVRDAIDIMSEYAVSQLLVLGAEPPVVLGEVKGSLTERDLLDAVFHGEAKLTDALTALTGPMLPLIGVNDTVSAAREAFADADALLVTEGGKPVAVLTRPDLLTFLSK; translated from the coding sequence ATGCGCGTCGCACAGACCATCCTCGACACGATCGGCGACACGCCGCTCGTCAGGCTCAACCACGTCACCGAGGGCATCGCCGCGACGGTCCTGGCCAAGATCGAGTACGTCAACCCCGGCGGCTCGGTCAAGGACCGGATCGCGATCAAGATCATCGACGCGGCCGAGGCCGAGGGCAAGCTCAAGCCGGGGGGCACGATCGTGGAGCCGACCTCGGGCAACACCGGTGTCGGCCTGGCGCTCGTGGCCCAGCAGCGCGGCTATCGGTGCGTCTTCGTCTGCCCGGACAAGGTCGGCGAGGACAAGATCAACGTGCTGAAGGCCTACGGGGCCGAGGTGGTGATCACGCCGACGTCGGTGCCGCCGGAGCACCCCGAGTCCTACTACAGCGTCAGTGACCGACTGGCCGAGGAGATCGAGGGCGCCTACAAGCCCAACCAGTATGAGAACCTCAACGGCCCCGCCTCGCACTACGAGTCGACCGGCCCGGAGATCTGGCGTGACACGGACGGCACCGTCACCCACTTCGTGGCTGGCGTCGGCACCGGCGGCACCATCTCCGGCACCGGCCGCTACCTCAGGGAGGTCGGGGACGTGACCGTCATCGGTGCCGACCCCGAGGGCTCGGTCTACTCCGGGGGCACTGGGCGCCCCTACCTCGTCGAGGGGGTCGGCGAGGACATGTGGCCGGGGGCCTACGACACCAACGTGCCGCACCGGATCATCCCGGTGACTGATGCCGAGTCCTTTGCCATGACGACCCGCCTGGCGCTGGAGGAGGGCCTGCTTGTCGGCGGCTCCTCGGGCATGGCGGTCGTGGCCGCGCTCAAGGCCGCCAAGGATCTCGGACCCGAGCACACGGTCGTGGTGCTCCTGCCCGACGGTGGCCGCGGCTACCTCGGCAAGATCTTCAACGAGGGCTGGATGCGCTCCTACGGCTTCAGCGCGGTCGGCGAGGAGAAGACCGTGCGCGACGTCCTGTCAGCCAAGACCGGTCAGCTGCCGGACCTGGTCCACGTGCACCCCACCGACACCGTCCGCGACGCGATCGACATCATGAGCGAGTATGCCGTCAGCCAGCTCCTCGTCCTGGGTGCCGAGCCGCCGGTCGTCCTGGGCGAGGTCAAGGGGAGCCTGACCGAGCGGGACCTGCTGGACGCCGTCTTCCACGGCGAGGCCAAGCTCACCGACGCACTGACTGCCCTGACCGGTCCGATGCTCCCGCTGATCGGTGTCAACGACACGGTGTCCGCGGCGCGGGAAGCATTTGCCGACGCGGACGCGTTGCTGGTGACAGAGGGCGGCAAGCCCGTCGCCGTGCTGACCCGCCCCGACCTGCTGACCTTCCTCTCGAAGTGA
- a CDS encoding bifunctional RNase H/acid phosphatase: MPSAGGRLIVEADGGSRGNPGVAGYGALVREADGQLLAERAAPLGTASNNVAEYTGLIEGLRAVLDLGREAAQVQVRMDSKLVVEQMSGRWKIKHEDMRRLAGEARELASAIEAAGGQVAYGWVPRDQNAAADALSNRGMDGETVRRDHAASRAQPTFGEVRAAVGEVRAAAGEEQTTAGEEQTTVGEELFSTETDPTLEGSCRLIMVRHGVTDFTRSHKLDGRGGSNPPLNDEGLAQASAAAGAVKRLIDRSGPTTVSVITSSLTRAMQTGGAIADALGLTPEVDHDWDEQAFGDWDGQTMADLVTHSGDELLALRQDPAYARPGGESRNQLTSRVNHALARAVARGGTVVVATHRLPLMVVLSRVLGVDSNRAWSIATAPASLTAYEFWPDGGVQVAFVNDTHHLHDLEDQPSTDPGADH; this comes from the coding sequence ATGCCGTCAGCCGGGGGCCGGCTGATCGTCGAGGCGGACGGTGGGTCGCGGGGAAATCCCGGGGTGGCGGGCTATGGCGCTCTGGTGCGTGAGGCTGACGGCCAGCTCCTGGCGGAGCGCGCCGCGCCGCTGGGCACGGCGTCCAACAACGTGGCGGAGTACACCGGCCTGATCGAGGGTTTGCGGGCTGTGCTGGACCTGGGACGCGAGGCCGCGCAGGTCCAGGTGCGGATGGACTCCAAGCTCGTCGTGGAGCAGATGAGTGGCCGGTGGAAGATCAAGCACGAGGACATGCGCCGGCTGGCCGGGGAGGCACGCGAGCTTGCCAGTGCCATCGAGGCTGCTGGTGGGCAGGTGGCCTATGGCTGGGTCCCGCGTGACCAGAACGCCGCCGCTGACGCACTGTCCAACAGGGGCATGGACGGGGAGACCGTCCGTCGGGACCACGCGGCGTCGCGGGCTCAGCCCACGTTCGGCGAGGTGCGCGCCGCCGTCGGGGAGGTGCGAGCCGCCGCCGGCGAGGAGCAGACGACCGCCGGCGAGGAGCAGACGACCGTCGGTGAGGAGCTCTTCAGCACCGAGACCGACCCCACGCTGGAGGGCTCCTGCCGCCTGATCATGGTGCGCCACGGCGTCACCGACTTCACCCGCAGCCACAAGCTCGACGGCCGTGGCGGCTCCAACCCACCGCTCAACGACGAGGGCCTGGCCCAGGCCTCCGCCGCTGCCGGAGCGGTCAAGCGACTCATCGACCGATCGGGCCCGACCACGGTCTCGGTCATCACCTCCTCCCTGACCCGCGCCATGCAGACCGGGGGAGCGATCGCCGACGCCCTCGGGCTGACCCCAGAGGTCGACCACGACTGGGACGAGCAGGCGTTCGGGGACTGGGACGGCCAGACGATGGCCGACCTGGTGACCCACTCGGGGGACGAGCTGCTCGCGCTCCGCCAGGACCCGGCATACGCCCGTCCAGGTGGCGAGAGCCGCAACCAGCTGACCAGTCGGGTCAACCACGCGCTGGCCAGGGCCGTGGCACGGGGCGGGACGGTCGTCGTGGCCACGCACCGGCTGCCGCTGATGGTCGTGCTCTCGAGAGTCCTGGGCGTCGACAGCAACCGCGCCTGGTCGATCGCCACGGCGCCGGCCTCGCTCACCGCCTATGAGTTCTGGCCCGACGGCGGCGTGCAGGTCGCCTTCGTCAACGACACCCACCACCTGCACGACCTCGAAGACCAGCCATCCACCGACCCGGGAGCAGACCACTGA
- a CDS encoding zinc ribbon domain-containing protein, with protein sequence MKADPTQQQRLLELQALDTRLGQLDHQLEVLPEHAQLAELSTRAADLDAEVVRTTTERSDVQRELGKAETDVQLVRDRAARNQQRLDAGVGSAKDMQALQHELESLARRQATLEDEELEVMERAETLDSAVARAEADRAALAGQQAELTANRDAKSATIESDRSQVAAGREAIVADVSDELLALYDKIRTVSGTGAAPLQQRRCGGCQLELNQVDLSRFRAADPDEVLRCEECRRILVRTPESGL encoded by the coding sequence GTGAAAGCCGACCCCACCCAGCAGCAGCGACTGCTCGAGCTCCAGGCGCTTGACACCAGACTCGGCCAGCTCGACCACCAGCTGGAGGTCCTGCCTGAGCACGCACAGCTGGCAGAGCTCTCCACCCGGGCTGCCGACCTGGACGCCGAGGTGGTGCGCACCACGACCGAGCGCAGCGACGTGCAGCGCGAGCTGGGCAAGGCCGAGACCGACGTCCAGCTCGTGCGCGACCGTGCCGCGCGCAACCAGCAGCGGCTGGATGCCGGCGTCGGCAGCGCCAAGGACATGCAGGCGCTGCAGCATGAGCTGGAGTCCCTGGCTCGCCGGCAGGCGACGCTGGAGGACGAGGAGCTCGAGGTCATGGAGCGCGCCGAGACGCTGGACTCCGCCGTGGCCCGGGCTGAGGCCGACCGCGCGGCCCTCGCCGGCCAGCAGGCCGAGCTCACCGCCAACCGGGACGCCAAGAGCGCAACCATCGAGAGCGACCGCTCGCAGGTCGCCGCCGGCCGGGAGGCGATCGTCGCCGACGTCAGTGACGAGCTGCTGGCCCTCTATGACAAGATCCGGACCGTCTCCGGCACGGGCGCAGCCCCGCTGCAGCAACGACGGTGCGGTGGTTGTCAGCTCGAGCTCAACCAGGTTGACCTGAGCCGCTTCCGTGCGGCCGACCCCGACGAGGTGCTGCGGTGTGAGGAGTGCCGTCGGATCCTGGTGCGCACGCCCGAGTCAGGACTGTGA
- a CDS encoding Nif3-like dinuclear metal center hexameric protein — MGSVTETAEDQTAGDLTLREVVAALDMMFPPDTAQSWDRVGLVAGDPEQPVRHILLAVDPTLAVIAEAREAGADLIITHHPLLLRGIHSVATTTAKGAAVTELIVHDIALYCAHTNADVADPGVGQALALACGLTDTEPLEITEGQELGRVGDLPEALELADFAARLVAGLPPTAGGIRVAGPPDGTVRRVAVLGGAGDSAFAAVRASGADVYVTADLRHHPALEAREEAGIGAGTPYLVDAGHYASESLWLPGLATRLMSELGAAGARLEVTVSQVRTDPWDFVLGAAGPGEHTQGDQ; from the coding sequence ATGGGCAGCGTGACTGAGACAGCCGAGGACCAGACAGCGGGGGACCTGACCCTGCGCGAGGTCGTCGCGGCCCTGGACATGATGTTCCCACCGGACACGGCCCAGTCGTGGGACCGGGTCGGCCTGGTCGCGGGCGATCCGGAGCAGCCGGTGCGCCACATCCTGCTGGCGGTCGACCCGACCCTGGCCGTGATCGCGGAGGCGCGGGAGGCCGGCGCCGACCTGATCATCACCCACCACCCCCTGCTGCTGCGCGGCATCCACTCGGTCGCCACCACCACCGCCAAGGGGGCCGCCGTCACCGAGCTGATCGTCCACGACATCGCGCTCTATTGCGCACACACCAACGCTGATGTCGCCGACCCCGGTGTGGGACAAGCCCTGGCGCTCGCCTGCGGCCTGACCGACACCGAGCCGCTCGAGATCACCGAGGGTCAGGAGCTGGGACGCGTCGGCGACCTCCCGGAGGCGCTGGAGCTGGCCGACTTCGCGGCCCGACTGGTGGCGGGACTGCCACCCACCGCGGGCGGCATCCGGGTGGCCGGACCCCCTGACGGCACCGTGCGCAGGGTCGCCGTCCTCGGCGGAGCAGGGGACAGCGCGTTCGCCGCGGTCCGCGCCAGCGGGGCCGACGTCTATGTCACTGCCGACCTGCGACACCACCCCGCCCTCGAGGCCCGCGAGGAGGCCGGCATCGGTGCCGGCACGCCATACCTGGTCGACGCCGGTCATTATGCGAGCGAGTCGTTGTGGCTCCCCGGCCTGGCCACGCGACTGATGAGTGAGCTGGGGGCGGCGGGGGCTAGGTTGGAGGTCACCGTTTCGCAGGTGCGGACCGACCCGTGGGACTTCGTCCTGGGCGCGGCCGGACCCGGAGAACACACCCAGGGAGACCAGTGA
- the ctlX gene encoding citrulline utilization hydrolase CtlX has protein sequence MPVQAPSAVVMIRPHRFTPNPDTAADNAFQVAATGAPDVLADKAYQEVTRAAEVLKDAGITVHLFDDEDATRPDSVFPNNWFSTHAGGRAALYPMYAPSRRTERRQDIVEMLKTQYRVQDVIDYSGLEHDNVFLEGTGAMVLDQVSRIAYTARSRRADPVVLERFCTAFGYEPMVFDAADSNGTPVYHTNVIMCIASEFVLIGLSMITDPRRREEVAHRLSGRRGTRTVLDLTPEQIHDFAGNSIELEGHQGQRFLALSTRAAATLTAGQREVIEASCTLLPLDVPTIELAGGSVRCMLAGIDLDARRELRDSVGPAGLEPTTTAV, from the coding sequence ATGCCTGTCCAGGCCCCCAGCGCAGTTGTGATGATCCGCCCCCACCGGTTCACCCCCAACCCGGACACCGCCGCAGACAACGCCTTCCAGGTGGCGGCCACGGGAGCCCCAGACGTGCTGGCCGACAAGGCCTACCAGGAGGTGACCCGCGCTGCCGAGGTGCTGAAGGACGCCGGGATCACGGTGCACCTGTTCGACGACGAGGACGCCACCCGGCCGGACAGCGTCTTTCCCAACAACTGGTTCTCCACCCACGCCGGGGGCCGGGCGGCGCTCTACCCGATGTATGCACCGAGCCGGCGCACCGAGCGCCGCCAGGACATCGTTGAGATGCTCAAGACGCAGTACCGCGTCCAGGACGTCATCGACTACTCCGGCCTGGAGCACGACAACGTCTTCCTCGAGGGGACGGGCGCGATGGTGCTGGACCAGGTCTCGCGGATCGCCTACACCGCCCGATCGCGCCGTGCTGACCCGGTGGTGCTGGAGCGGTTCTGCACCGCGTTTGGCTACGAGCCGATGGTGTTCGACGCCGCGGACAGCAACGGGACGCCGGTCTATCACACCAACGTCATCATGTGCATCGCCTCAGAGTTCGTCCTGATCGGTCTGTCGATGATCACCGACCCCCGTCGCCGGGAAGAGGTCGCGCACCGGTTGTCCGGACGCCGTGGCACCCGCACAGTCCTGGACCTGACCCCTGAGCAGATCCACGACTTCGCGGGCAACTCGATCGAGCTGGAGGGCCATCAGGGTCAGCGGTTCCTGGCGCTGTCGACTCGCGCAGCCGCGACCCTGACCGCCGGGCAGCGTGAGGTGATCGAGGCAAGCTGCACCCTGCTGCCGCTCGACGTCCCCACGATCGAGCTCGCGGGAGGCTCGGTGCGGTGCATGCTGGCGGGCATCGATCTGGATGCCCGCCGGGAGCTGCGGGACTCGGTGGGCCCGGCCGGGCTCGAACCGACGACAACCGCGGTGTAA
- a CDS encoding peroxiredoxin, whose protein sequence is MSLPLATNPAPAVGDLAPDFTLTDQTGAHVTLSEAVRDRHALLVFFPFAFSSICTGELLEIQLNVDEFVNERVNVYAISCDPRHAQAAWAAHEGYRFPLLSDFWPHGEVARAYGVFDEASGMAVRGTFVVDPQLRIVWSLVNGPGEQRDIGVLHAAVKHL, encoded by the coding sequence ATGAGCCTGCCCCTGGCCACCAACCCGGCCCCCGCCGTCGGCGACCTGGCCCCGGACTTCACCCTGACCGACCAGACCGGCGCGCACGTCACCCTCTCGGAGGCAGTGCGGGACCGGCACGCGCTGCTGGTGTTCTTCCCGTTCGCGTTCTCCAGCATCTGCACCGGCGAGCTGCTCGAGATCCAGCTCAACGTCGACGAGTTCGTCAACGAGCGGGTCAACGTCTATGCGATCAGCTGCGACCCCCGGCACGCGCAGGCGGCCTGGGCCGCGCACGAGGGCTATCGCTTCCCGCTGCTGTCCGACTTCTGGCCCCACGGTGAGGTGGCTCGCGCCTACGGTGTGTTCGACGAGGCGTCTGGCATGGCCGTGCGCGGGACCTTTGTGGTGGACCCGCAGCTGCGGATCGTCTGGAGCCTGGTCAACGGCCCGGGCGAGCAGCGCGACATCGGCGTCCTCCACGCAGCCGTGAAGCACCTCTAG
- a CDS encoding DUF3052 domain-containing protein, producing MSDNDTRSAGAVDRFGFQHDQIVVEYGHDDDVSEMFRERVATVIGASFEPDDYTGIVDAVLLWWRDGDGDLTDELVDCLALLEDGGFIVLVTPGAGRPDRVAAHDVQEACATAGLTASGVIPIGEGGAWHAQRLVGRR from the coding sequence ATGTCTGACAATGACACCCGTTCCGCGGGCGCAGTGGACCGCTTCGGCTTCCAGCACGACCAGATCGTCGTGGAGTACGGCCACGACGACGACGTGTCGGAGATGTTCCGCGAACGGGTGGCGACCGTGATCGGTGCGTCGTTCGAGCCGGACGACTACACCGGCATCGTGGACGCCGTGCTGCTCTGGTGGCGCGACGGCGACGGTGACCTCACCGACGAGCTGGTCGACTGCCTCGCGCTGCTGGAGGACGGCGGGTTCATCGTGCTCGTCACCCCCGGTGCCGGACGGCCCGACCGGGTCGCGGCCCACGACGTGCAGGAGGCCTGTGCCACAGCCGGACTGACCGCCAGTGGCGTCATCCCGATCGGCGAGGGCGGCGCGTGGCACGCGCAGCGACTGGTCGGTCGACGATGA